Below is a window of Humulus lupulus chromosome 2, drHumLupu1.1, whole genome shotgun sequence DNA.
TTCCATCCCCACAAGTCATCTGTTTGGGAACTTTCCCGAGAAAATGAACGATATAGCCAGGTCTAGGGTTCATGAAGAAGAAAAATGGGTCCAACCATTTGAGTCCACTAGCTGTAGTTCCATAAAACATGGTGGCCTTTGTGGTGACAGCCACAGGGACAATGTCGTCGCTTAACTCGGCAAACAAAGAGCTAAACCTCAACAAATAGGGCTCTCTACAGGTAGTTCCTTCAGGGCAAACCACCAAATCACCTTGGCCAAGGATTCTCTTCATGGTCAAACCATCTTGCTCTCTATCCCTAGTCAACCTCACGGTTCTGATGGTGGATATGAACTCAGACATCTTGCTAAGACTGTAGGTCACAGCGGTGACGGGCTTGGCCAATGAGATGCTGATGAAAACTGGGTCGACGAGAGTTCTGTGGTTGCACACGTAGAGGATTCCCTTCTTGCTGTTTTGAGGATCATTTGTTTTCCAATGGGTGCCTCCTTTGACCGTTAAGTCAACGCCAGCTGCAATGCCCAGAGGGGTTCCTATCTGGAAAGGAAGGAACCCCACTGAGATTCGAAATATGGCTAGAATGACTCCCAAGGGAAGCCATAGGAACATGACAAGAGTCGCAGCCGGCGTGGGCAAGAAGGCTAGTCTCCCATCATGGAAAATAAGTGGTTTGGGGTACTTTTCCCTAGTCATTACTTTACCATTACTTTTGCTGTCAGCTTCTTTCACGTTCACTATGTAACCCTCCTACAAATACACATGAGCATGGTCACATCACGATTATGAACATTGAGATTTTATATATGAAAAAATATATGGTGCAATTATGATTTATACCTATATTTTTCATACGTGTCTTGGTCACACTCTTTTGTTTTGTTGATCTTGTGCCATGTTGGATAGAATAATTAGCTACATACCTACAGCTACTACTATTATcatggtcattatttattaactTTGGCCTTTTTCTTGTGAGGAGTGAAAAAGATTTACCCTAGtattattaatatagtttcctaGTGCTATGCGCCACCTATCATACATGCAGCCATTTATTAATGCTCTCATTTTCGAGGATTGTTAATCAGTTATATGTATATAGTGAACACTAATTTAACCCTAAATAGCCAGGTTGACTGAGGTTAGGTAAAAACGTGAAAGCTAGGGATTAATTCTTCCCTGTAAAAAAAGCAATTCCTTTCCTAATAAATAATAAGTGCACTGTTACTCTTCTGTTTGTATAAATATGAATATGCAACAAATTTAATGATGTTTATTTTATCACATATAGATATATAGTTGTGTTACCTTGCATAGTGTTAGAATGAGTTGGTCATGAAAGCTGGGAGTTCCGAGCCCAATATCAGGCTTTTTATCACCAAAATGCTCCTTCAAAGCTCTATGCTTGACGAGTAAACCAGGTTCAGAAACAAAACCACTGAATCGTTTCCCATTAACCTCTAACTCGGTTCCAAAAACGTCATCGACACTCAAATACTCCTTAAGAAAACCCTCAACCATGACCCTGGGAAGACTCGTAAGCACAGTTTTAGTGCCCGCCGAGGCCAAAACCTCATACGCCTCGAGATTAAGATTCTCGAGATAAAACTTGGGCAGAACTGCTCGGCTAACGTTGTCCATGTCCTTCGTCTTAAGACCAAAAAAGGATATGAAGATCATGGCCTTGAGCTTCATCTCATAGTCCAAGACCCACAAAAAGGAACACGACAAGAGGAGAACAAAGGCCCTGAAAATCCCACCACCTTCGAAGGCGACCAGCATGAAGTAAGGGAAGAAAGAGTGCGAGCTCAAGAGAACTCCATGGAAGTCAGAGACCAAAGTTTGTGATCCTCTGGAGTCGAGACCACACTTGGTTATGGTGGGGAAGAGAGGATGAGGctgctgctgctgttgttgtGGTGACCGGAGAGCGTACAACTTTCTTCTCATCTTTCTCAAGGCTCTGTAACATGAGTTAGCCAAGAGCTGGTATAAGATCCAGTCTACTAACCTGAGAACCACCATAGGAAAGAACATGGTGGatatagtagtaatagtaatagtacgTAGAGGAcgcttttctttttctctcttgatTTTCCTTGCTTCCTTTACCTTGGAGATTTTATTGTGTGAAGAGAAAAAAGGTGATGTATTTAAAAGCTGTTAAAGAAGAGACAATAAGAGAAGAAGAGtaaaaacgagagagagagagagagatgtggtAGAGGAAGGGTTGAGAGCAGTGATTATTTATAGGAGCTATTAAATGAGATGTAAGTAGGGAAGTTGACCAAAGGGGGCCACACCGTTTTGGCATTAACTAAtttcaactcttttttttttcttattattattttattttcaaaatatggAAATGTTAACTACATAAtatattatgttaaaattaagTTGAACGGTGTGTAAATAAATTCGTGcaaataatactaaaataataattcatGTAAATATTATTAGTTGGTCAACATCAACGTCTAAGAAAAATGTATAGTACAAATGTCAAAATCTAAAAATATGACTGATCAAGAAATCTTTGATTATGTTGTTATTTGGCACCCTAAACACGCCACGTAAGTAATATTGATTTtacataataattattaaattcaaatatatataacttattaGAATGTCAAACCCTTAACAATTCTCTTTATTATAtataaccattttttttttcttttgtgtgtGATTTTTGAATTGCACTTGTATTATGGGCATAAAGTTTAGTTAGGTAGAATTATTGGTGACCGCTCAGCCATTACAATTTAGGTTTTGATTCCTTTGAAAAAATAAACACAccctcttttttctttctttaccaATTTTTTTTAGGTCTTGAGAAACGTGCACATGCATTATTTTCGTTAAGCTCTGCCTATTGTGCTAGCTGATCTACTATGCTGTACTCAGGAGActccgtatatatatatatatatatttatatatatatattacaaatttTCAACTCTTTGTAATTAGTCCACAGGACAGGAGGAAAAGATGACTAATCAAGAGTTAGATCACCCGtattttctaattaaaatttTGACCTCTAAAaggtaaaatataaatatataataggaGTCAAATATCATTATTAATTTACAACTAATTTTCTTTAGTTCTTTTATTATTAGTTGTGGTATGTGCTTTGTTTTATCCCAATGGAGAGCATGGACCATCATTGATATACGCATTAAGTTTGGGAACTGTTAGTGAAAAGAGCGGTCGGTATCAGATTTTAAAATGATCACAGCCCTTGAATATTATATTTCGAGGAATTTACATTGTTTGATGAAATTAAATATTCTTCAAAATCACATTAACTGCGCATTCAGATTTAGAATTCATAAGATTATTGATGGGGTCGAATATACGTGAtgagtatatatttatattatatgtaagtagggttttttattttattttttgaaaggtATGTAAGTAGGGTTAATACATGCATCTTTTTATTCCACACATTTACATACAATTAGCAATATATTCATTGAATGCATTCTTTAGACCCATATGGCTATAGGGTTTTTGAGATATGATCAAGTGTCTTCAATTCACACTTTCATCACcaccattaataaaaaaaaaaagtaaaattatgACAAATTAATATGTACCAACTAGAGTAACATGcaatcatacatataatataGGTGAGAAAATTTTGTTTGAAAAAGGAGTAAAATTTCGATTTGCGTGATACTGTGAAAAAtgattttacatatatatagagTTCATTGGAATTTCATTGATCAACCCagttagggttttttttttaatttaatttttaaattttatataatgACAGGTAAAGGTCATAAAACTCTCGTTAGTTGTTAATTGGTGAACTTTAATCATTTGATATAGATGTGTCGAATCCGTCGATCGATCCATCAcattgacatgcctatatatggTTTGCATTGCATTCCcccttttattattaattaatttatttatttatttattaatatataacaaAAATTTACTGCATGATTCACATATATCTAGACCTACCAGCCATACCCAATAACCCAACATTATGTATACCTTTAATTAGTTCTGTTTGCTTTTAGCCTTTAATTTTCACAATAATAGGCTTTAATTCATTTCAAGTTtagttttctcatttttttttccttttttctaaTAATTGTgtaccaaataaataaatatacaatgTCTAAATCAAAGGGGGCTACGAACGTACGGTGCTCGAATACATTTAATTTATCATAAAAAATACTGGTAATTtttaaaagcttttcttttgtTAGCATGCAAAAACGTTAGGGCAATAATAATTATATGATCATCCTAAAATATGAAAATGCTATTTATGTACATATACCCATAGCTAATAagaacatatataaatatatatataatggatcATGATCTTTTTGCTTTTGTGTTACGAAAACGTTCATGTACATTTGGTTCATGTACATTGTACATGATCCAGTcacttttgatatatatatatatacatgtattcaCACATTATGATGAACAGTTAAGTAGAATTTTCATTGTTCAGGCAAATCAAATCATGGGTATATAGACATAATATATATATGCAGTGCCCACACACCATGAGGTTATAATTAATCCCCATAAACTCCATGACCATATTTTCTTCCACTGCCCATGATGATGCTTTAAATAATCTCTAACCCCAACACTCCATCTATCGTCTTCGAGTTTCCGTACAGATTCAAACAAATTTGGAGGCAGACTTTTTTTatcttgaaaaaatagaaaaaaaaaataaaaagaaagaaacatattggCTGTCTTAGTCTCCTTGAGGTCGGCAGCAGCATATATGCGCATGTTTGAAACTAGTTACaatattagttttgtttattaTACATAGTTTAGAGAATAGCCtttctttataaaaaaatatgttaatTTTGTTGGAAAAAAAATGTATTACATGTTACGATTAATCATATATACATTATAGTATAAAACATGTCAATGATCCCCAATtctatataaaatattaattctTAACTCAACATGATCCACTAGAAAAAATATTCCTAGCAATTATACAAATTCTATAAGTTTGATTTTGATATTCACTATTGCTATAGCACATTTTTTATACAACCCTGAAGCGCCAAACATCTTCACAATAAAAGGGCGATAAGAATACTATCACCAACATATAAGAGACAAAAACACTACCACCAATACAAGAGCCAGGAATAGTATCACTAATAATTAGGGAacaatatatatgtgtatatatatatatataagcaacTAGGGGTTTAGAACATTAATCTTAAGTTACAAAGTCATGTCCGAGGCCCCTAAGGGATGGTGGGCTAAAGATACTATTAATTAACCACATGTGATATCATTCATAACAGAACAATTTATAAATGATGATACTGTGATACTTGTGAATAATAGTAAACTTGTTGCACCAGAAAAATTTAAAGTTACAACAAATTATTATGATATAGACATTCTTagattttgtttaaaaaaaatgtttaatcaCAATTTTGCGTtgtgaaaaaataataaatttttgcATTATGCATGTGTGTGATAtccttttaagaaaaaaaaaactccatcACTTTTGCTCAAACTAAAATTATA
It encodes the following:
- the LOC133817294 gene encoding glycerol-3-phosphate acyltransferase 1, which codes for MFFPMVVLRLVDWILYQLLANSCYRALRKMRRKLYALRSPQQQQQQPHPLFPTITKCGLDSRGSQTLVSDFHGVLLSSHSFFPYFMLVAFEGGGIFRAFVLLLSCSFLWVLDYEMKLKAMIFISFFGLKTKDMDNVSRAVLPKFYLENLNLEAYEVLASAGTKTVLTSLPRVMVEGFLKEYLSVDDVFGTELEVNGKRFSGFVSEPGLLVKHRALKEHFGDKKPDIGLGTPSFHDQLILTLCKEGYIVNVKEADSKSNGKVMTREKYPKPLIFHDGRLAFLPTPAATLVMFLWLPLGVILAIFRISVGFLPFQIGTPLGIAAGVDLTVKGGTHWKTNDPQNSKKGILYVCNHRTLVDPVFISISLAKPVTAVTYSLSKMSEFISTIRTVRLTRDREQDGLTMKRILGQGDLVVCPEGTTCREPYLLRFSSLFAELSDDIVPVAVTTKATMFYGTTASGLKWLDPFFFFMNPRPGYIVHFLGKVPKQMTCGDGRSSCEVANYIQKQLADTLGFECTSLTRRDKYLMLAGNEGIVGDNKKKKPSYF